One part of the Thermoflexus sp. genome encodes these proteins:
- a CDS encoding UbiX family flavin prenyltransferase, with product MKRRLIVGISGASGVIYGIRLLEVLRPNPEIETHLILSPAARMTIVQETDYTVRQVIELADVVHAFHDIGAAIASGSFRTMGMVIIPCSIKTLGAIVSGYTSDLMSRAADVTLKEGRPLVLVVRETPLHIGHLDLMRRAARMGAIIMPPVPAFYGRPRTIQDLIDQTVGRVLLRLGIENDLYARWKED from the coding sequence ATGAAACGACGTCTCATCGTGGGGATCAGTGGGGCCAGCGGAGTCATTTACGGGATCCGGCTGCTGGAAGTCCTGCGCCCGAACCCGGAGATCGAGACCCACCTGATCCTCAGCCCGGCGGCCCGCATGACCATTGTCCAGGAGACCGATTACACGGTCCGCCAGGTGATCGAGCTGGCGGATGTCGTTCACGCCTTTCACGACATCGGGGCGGCCATCGCCTCCGGATCCTTCCGGACGATGGGGATGGTGATCATCCCATGCTCGATCAAGACGCTGGGGGCGATCGTTAGTGGCTACACTTCGGATCTGATGAGCCGGGCGGCGGATGTGACCTTAAAAGAGGGGCGGCCGCTGGTGCTGGTGGTGCGGGAAACCCCTCTCCATATCGGCCATCTGGATCTGATGCGGAGGGCGGCGCGGATGGGAGCGATCATCATGCCGCCGGTTCCGGCTTTCTATGGCCGCCCCCGCACGATCCAGGACCTCATCGATCAAACGGTGGGGCGGGTGCTCCTGCGCCTGG